In Comamonas sp. lk, the following proteins share a genomic window:
- a CDS encoding deoxyguanosinetriphosphate triphosphohydrolase, with the protein MQTLAAYACDPAQSRGRRFTEPAAPTRSEFQRDRDRIVHSSAFRRLVYKTQVFVNHEGDLFRTRLTHSLEVAQLGRSIARSLGLDEDLVEAICLAHDLGHTPFGHAGQDALNECMRTHGGFEHNLQSLRVVDRLEERYPQFDGLNLSFETREGILKHCSRSNAELIEAREPGGVAQRFLAGTQPSLEAQLCNLADAIAYNAHDVDDGVRSGLITMSQLCDAVPLFARYHEATLAQHPELGLPLADRRLLYESIRRMLSDQVYDVIDTSRLCLAQSGVQSVQEVRAAGRLLISFSDAMKAESQQLKQFLLRQLYRHPQVMQTMDSAQQVVRDLFAAYMVEPERMKPRFVQRSLGEDSLGGRARVVSDFIAGMTDRYAAREHERITGLKLLGA; encoded by the coding sequence ATGCAGACCTTGGCCGCTTATGCCTGCGACCCGGCGCAAAGCCGGGGCCGCCGCTTCACAGAACCTGCAGCGCCTACGCGCAGCGAATTTCAGCGTGATCGCGATCGCATCGTCCATTCTTCGGCTTTCAGGCGCCTGGTCTACAAGACCCAGGTGTTTGTGAATCACGAGGGCGATCTGTTTCGCACGCGGCTCACCCATTCGCTGGAGGTGGCGCAGCTGGGGCGCTCGATTGCCCGCTCCCTGGGGCTGGATGAAGACCTGGTGGAGGCCATCTGCCTGGCTCACGACCTGGGACACACTCCGTTCGGCCATGCCGGGCAGGATGCGCTCAACGAATGCATGCGCACGCATGGCGGCTTTGAACACAATCTGCAAAGCCTGCGCGTGGTGGACCGTCTGGAAGAGCGTTACCCGCAGTTCGATGGCCTGAATCTGAGCTTCGAGACGCGCGAAGGCATTTTGAAGCACTGCTCGCGCAGCAACGCCGAGCTGATCGAAGCGCGCGAGCCCGGCGGTGTGGCACAGCGTTTTCTGGCGGGAACCCAGCCTTCGCTGGAAGCCCAGCTATGCAATCTGGCCGATGCGATTGCCTACAACGCCCATGATGTGGATGACGGCGTGCGCTCCGGTCTGATCACCATGAGCCAGCTATGCGATGCCGTGCCTTTGTTTGCGCGCTACCACGAGGCGACACTGGCTCAGCATCCCGAGCTGGGCCTGCCCCTGGCGGATAGGCGTCTGCTTTACGAGAGCATTCGGCGCATGCTCAGTGATCAGGTGTATGACGTCATCGATACCTCACGCCTGTGCCTGGCGCAGTCTGGCGTGCAATCGGTGCAGGAGGTGAGGGCTGCAGGCCGCTTGCTGATCAGCTTCAGCGATGCCATGAAGGCCGAGTCTCAGCAGCTCAAGCAGTTCTTGCTGCGCCAGCTATACCGTCACCCCCAGGTCATGCAGACCATGGACAGTGCCCAGCAAGTGGTGCGCGATCTGTTCGCCGCCTATATGGTGGAGCCTGAGCGCATGAAGCCGCGCTTTGTGCAGCGTTCGCTGGGGGAGGATTCGCTGGGCGGTCGCGCCCGTGTGGTATCTGACTTCATCGCCGGCATGACGGACCGCTATGCGGCGCGCGAACATGAACGCATTACCGGACTCAAACTGCTGGGAGCGTAG
- a CDS encoding DUF1415 domain-containing protein — MTEPVMTAADQGFPPDVVIEDTVRWLEKAVIGLNLCPFAKGVHVKGQIHYVVSNATDAEGVAGDLYLELEALAEANAEKRDTTLLILPLALQDFLDFNDFLEVADSMVDELDLGGILQVASFHPQFQFEGTEVDDVTNCTNRAPYPILHLLREDSIDKAVEVFPEAESIYERNMETLEKIGLEGWLDMGVGARCPVTGHGAAKADE, encoded by the coding sequence ATGACTGAACCCGTGATGACTGCTGCTGACCAGGGCTTTCCGCCCGATGTCGTGATCGAGGACACGGTGCGCTGGCTGGAGAAAGCCGTCATCGGCCTGAACCTCTGCCCGTTTGCCAAGGGGGTGCATGTCAAGGGACAGATTCACTATGTGGTCAGCAATGCCACCGATGCAGAAGGCGTTGCCGGGGATCTGTATCTGGAGCTGGAGGCGCTGGCCGAGGCCAATGCCGAAAAGCGCGACACCACGCTGCTGATCCTGCCGCTGGCGCTGCAGGATTTTCTGGACTTCAACGATTTCCTCGAAGTGGCCGACTCCATGGTCGACGAGCTGGATCTGGGCGGCATTTTGCAGGTGGCTTCCTTCCACCCCCAATTCCAGTTCGAAGGCACGGAAGTGGATGACGTGACCAACTGCACCAACCGCGCGCCCTATCCCATCCTGCATCTGCTGCGCGAAGACAGCATAGACAAGGCCGTGGAAGTCTTTCCCGAGGCCGAGTCGATTTACGAACGCAATATGGAAACGCTGGAGAAAATCGGCCTTGAAGGCTGGCTGGACATGGGCGTGGGCGCACGTTGCCCCGTCACCGGTCATGGCGCAGCGAAGGCAGACGAATAA
- a CDS encoding SAM-dependent methyltransferase, which yields MDKKPQEGKPANKKPAAQDVAAQLELKPGQSIELLKALHILTREGKLNQDSRRKLKQVYHLYQFIEPLLGELSKNEQAVTLADHGAGKSYLGFILYDLYFKVLGRGKIYGIETRAPLVETSQKLAAELNFDRMEFLNMSVAESTRADFMPERFDVVTALHACDTATDDAIAFGIEKKAKAMVLVPCCQAEVAACLRQTKALSLTRTPLAELWRHPIHTREMGSQITNVLRCLYLEACGYQVTVTELVGWEHSMKNELIVARYTGHKKRASAERLHQLLAEFGLSGLAALRYPHLPAETQPTEQGAEAAVLGA from the coding sequence ATGGATAAAAAGCCCCAGGAAGGCAAGCCAGCGAACAAAAAGCCTGCGGCGCAGGACGTGGCGGCGCAGCTGGAACTCAAGCCCGGTCAGAGCATTGAGCTGCTCAAGGCGCTGCACATACTCACGCGCGAAGGCAAGCTCAACCAGGACTCGCGCCGCAAGCTCAAGCAGGTCTATCACCTTTATCAGTTCATAGAGCCGCTGCTGGGCGAGCTGTCCAAGAACGAGCAGGCCGTCACGCTGGCCGATCACGGCGCGGGCAAGTCCTATCTGGGCTTCATCCTCTACGATCTGTATTTCAAGGTCCTGGGTCGCGGCAAGATCTACGGTATCGAAACGCGTGCGCCCCTGGTCGAGACTTCGCAGAAGCTGGCTGCCGAGCTCAACTTCGATCGCATGGAGTTTCTCAACATGTCGGTGGCCGAGTCCACCCGTGCCGACTTCATGCCCGAGCGCTTCGATGTGGTCACGGCCTTGCATGCCTGCGACACGGCAACCGATGACGCGATTGCCTTCGGTATTGAAAAGAAGGCCAAGGCCATGGTGCTGGTGCCCTGCTGCCAGGCCGAAGTGGCCGCCTGTCTGCGCCAGACCAAGGCCTTGTCGCTGACGCGCACACCTCTGGCCGAGCTGTGGCGCCACCCCATTCATACCCGCGAGATGGGCAGCCAGATCACCAATGTGCTGCGCTGCCTGTATCTGGAAGCCTGCGGCTATCAGGTCACGGTGACGGAGCTGGTGGGCTGGGAGCACAGCATGAAGAACGAGCTGATCGTGGCCCGTTATACCGGTCACAAAAAACGTGCCTCGGCAGAGCGTCTGCACCAATTGCTGGCGGAATTTGGTCTCTCGGGTCTGGCCGCCTTGCGTTATCCACATCTGCCTGCTGAAACGCAGCCCACCGAGCAAGGCGCTGAAGCCGCCGTACTGGGAGCCTGA
- a CDS encoding tripartite tricarboxylate transporter substrate binding protein — protein MFKPSPIISRRAGLKSLAAAALLGAVGMAPAAAQDVFPSKPLTIVVPFAAGGTTDILARIVSQALQQELGQTVIVDNKPGAGGNIGAAAAARAAADGYTLFMGTVGTHAINASLYQKPGFDPIKDFAPLTRVATVPNLLVANPKQPFKTVKEMIAYAKANPGKLNYGSSGSGSSIHLSGELFRSMTGLDMVHVPYKGSAPAITDLLGNQIAVMFDNMPSAIQHVRSGKLRPIAVTTAKRSPELPDVPTVAEAGVPGYEATSWFGLWTQAKTPAAVQQRLHAAIAKVLKDPAVIKKINDQGGDIMIDTPAEFAAYIKAESAKWGKVVKDSGAQV, from the coding sequence ATGTTCAAGCCTTCCCCAATCATTTCCCGCCGTGCCGGCCTGAAGTCCCTGGCCGCTGCCGCTTTGCTGGGCGCCGTCGGTATGGCCCCCGCGGCAGCTCAGGATGTATTCCCCAGCAAGCCTCTAACCATCGTCGTGCCCTTTGCCGCCGGTGGAACTACCGACATCCTGGCCCGCATCGTCAGCCAGGCGCTGCAGCAGGAGCTGGGCCAGACCGTGATCGTTGACAACAAGCCCGGCGCGGGCGGCAACATCGGTGCCGCAGCGGCAGCACGTGCTGCGGCCGACGGGTACACGCTGTTCATGGGAACGGTGGGAACGCATGCCATCAATGCCTCGCTCTACCAAAAACCCGGTTTCGATCCCATCAAGGACTTTGCGCCGCTGACGCGCGTGGCCACCGTGCCCAATCTGCTGGTTGCCAACCCCAAGCAGCCCTTCAAGACAGTCAAGGAAATGATCGCCTACGCCAAGGCCAACCCCGGCAAGCTCAACTACGGTTCCTCGGGCAGCGGCAGCTCGATTCACCTGTCGGGCGAGCTGTTTCGCTCTATGACAGGCCTGGATATGGTGCATGTGCCTTACAAGGGCAGCGCCCCGGCCATCACCGACTTGCTGGGCAACCAGATCGCCGTGATGTTCGACAACATGCCTTCGGCCATCCAGCATGTGCGCTCCGGCAAGCTGCGCCCGATTGCCGTGACCACGGCCAAGCGCTCGCCCGAACTGCCTGACGTGCCCACCGTCGCCGAAGCCGGCGTACCCGGCTACGAAGCCACGTCGTGGTTCGGTCTGTGGACGCAAGCCAAAACTCCAGCGGCCGTGCAGCAGCGCCTGCATGCCGCGATTGCCAAAGTGCTCAAGGACCCGGCCGTGATCAAGAAGATCAATGACCAGGGCGGCGACATCATGATCGATACGCCAGCCGAATTTGCCGCCTACATCAAGGCCGAATCGGCCAAGTGGGGCAAGGTGGTCAAGGACTCCGGCGCCCAGGTGTAA
- the catC gene encoding muconolactone Delta-isomerase → MLYMVEMIVQIPQSLDPELAAKIKLEEKEYSQKLQRQGQWRHLWRVVGEYANVSIFDAASNDELHTLLSGLPLFPYMQIKVTPLANHPSSIVQE, encoded by the coding sequence ATGTTGTACATGGTTGAAATGATTGTCCAGATTCCCCAGTCGCTGGACCCCGAACTGGCAGCAAAAATCAAGCTGGAAGAAAAAGAGTATTCGCAAAAGCTGCAGCGCCAAGGCCAATGGCGCCACCTGTGGCGCGTGGTCGGCGAGTACGCCAACGTCAGCATTTTCGACGCCGCCAGCAACGACGAGCTGCACACCCTGCTCAGCGGCCTGCCTCTGTTCCCCTATATGCAGATCAAGGTCACGCCGCTGGCCAATCACCCTTCTTCCATCGTTCAGGAATAA
- a CDS encoding TIGR00366 family protein, with amino-acid sequence MSKITAFFTELMRKYLPDPFVFAIMLTLLTMVLAFAVESRPVNLVVEDWGKGFWSLLGFTTQMAVILVMGYVLAAAPVVNRFLNKIANHVHTPRQAIIVATIVGCVGSYLNWGFGLVIGGIMARKLALKVKGVHYPLIIASAYTGFTMYSLGFSATIPVLISTKGHAFESSMGLIPLTQTIFSAPILITSLVVLIALPLLNAAMHPKQGEKVVELDPVVAAQDSKPAAGAGELLGDEKTLASRLNNSRVLSLLIGLCGMGYVGLHFYKGGNLDLNMINFFILFLGVLLLKTPLQYVEKVNEGVKTIGGIILQFPFYAGIMAIMHGSGLVESIAHVFVNISSADTLPLWGLVSSFVINFFAPSGGGHWVLQGPFMIDAAVKLGASQAQTAMSVMLGNGWNDLVQPFWILPALALSKLKLKDIMGYTVVSMLLVGAIYASTMLIWPHL; translated from the coding sequence ATGTCAAAAATCACCGCGTTCTTCACGGAGCTGATGCGCAAGTATCTGCCCGACCCGTTCGTCTTCGCCATCATGCTCACCCTGCTGACCATGGTGCTGGCCTTTGCCGTGGAAAGCCGCCCCGTGAACCTGGTGGTCGAGGACTGGGGCAAAGGCTTCTGGAGCTTGCTGGGCTTTACCACCCAGATGGCCGTGATTCTGGTCATGGGCTATGTGCTGGCTGCGGCCCCCGTGGTCAACCGCTTTCTGAACAAGATTGCCAACCATGTGCACACCCCAAGGCAAGCCATCATCGTGGCCACCATCGTGGGCTGCGTGGGCAGCTATCTGAACTGGGGCTTTGGTCTGGTGATCGGCGGCATCATGGCCCGCAAGCTGGCGCTGAAGGTCAAGGGCGTGCACTACCCCTTGATCATCGCCTCGGCCTATACCGGCTTCACAATGTACAGCCTGGGTTTCTCGGCCACCATCCCGGTGTTGATTTCCACCAAGGGCCATGCCTTCGAGAGCAGCATGGGGCTGATTCCCCTGACGCAAACCATCTTCTCGGCCCCCATCCTGATCACCAGCCTGGTGGTGTTGATTGCCCTGCCTTTGCTCAATGCGGCCATGCACCCCAAGCAAGGTGAAAAAGTGGTGGAACTGGACCCCGTGGTGGCGGCGCAAGACAGCAAGCCTGCGGCAGGTGCCGGTGAGCTGCTGGGTGACGAAAAAACCCTGGCCTCGCGCCTGAACAACAGCCGCGTGCTCAGCCTGTTGATCGGCCTGTGCGGCATGGGCTATGTGGGTCTGCACTTTTACAAGGGCGGCAACCTGGATCTGAACATGATCAACTTCTTCATCCTGTTCCTGGGTGTGCTGTTGCTCAAGACCCCTCTGCAGTACGTGGAAAAGGTCAATGAAGGCGTCAAGACCATAGGCGGCATCATTTTGCAGTTCCCGTTCTACGCAGGCATCATGGCCATCATGCATGGCTCCGGTCTGGTGGAGTCCATCGCCCATGTCTTCGTCAACATCTCCAGCGCAGACACCTTGCCGCTGTGGGGTCTGGTCAGCTCCTTCGTCATCAACTTCTTTGCCCCGTCCGGTGGCGGCCACTGGGTGCTGCAAGGCCCGTTCATGATCGACGCGGCCGTCAAGCTGGGCGCATCGCAGGCACAAACCGCCATGTCCGTCATGTTGGGCAACGGCTGGAATGACCTGGTGCAACCCTTCTGGATCCTGCCTGCCCTGGCGCTGTCCAAGCTCAAGCTCAAAGACATCATGGGCTACACCGTGGTCTCCATGCTGCTGGTCGGCGCCATCTACGCCAGCACCATGCTCATCTGGCCCCATCTTTGA
- a CDS encoding SDR family oxidoreductase: MTSTHTSASTTPRPRVLITGGGAGIGAAAAQRCREDGYEPVIIDRMVDHIPGAIQADLSDPQDTARALNEALKDGPITRLINNVGVVVPNDAASQTLAEFDLAMSLNLRCAFQCMQALLPGMQAAGFGRIVNMSSRAALGKDLRTAYAASKAGLIGMTRVWALELGQYGITANAIGPGPIRTALFDKANPPDAPRTQKIIQSVPVKRVGTPEDVAHAVSYMLDDRSGFVTGQVLYVCGGMTVGVASI, from the coding sequence ATGACTTCTACGCACACCTCCGCTTCCACCACCCCACGCCCCCGCGTTTTGATCACCGGCGGCGGTGCCGGCATCGGTGCCGCTGCGGCACAGCGTTGCCGCGAGGACGGCTATGAACCCGTCATCATCGACCGCATGGTGGACCACATCCCCGGTGCCATTCAGGCCGATTTGAGCGATCCGCAAGACACGGCCCGTGCGCTGAACGAGGCCTTGAAGGACGGGCCCATCACCCGCCTGATCAACAACGTGGGCGTGGTGGTGCCCAACGATGCGGCTTCGCAAACCCTGGCCGAATTCGATCTGGCCATGTCCCTGAATCTGCGCTGCGCCTTTCAATGCATGCAGGCCCTGCTGCCCGGCATGCAGGCCGCAGGCTTTGGCCGCATCGTGAACATGTCCTCGCGTGCCGCCCTGGGCAAGGACTTGCGCACGGCCTATGCCGCCAGCAAGGCCGGCCTGATCGGCATGACCCGGGTCTGGGCGCTGGAACTGGGGCAGTACGGCATCACGGCCAATGCCATCGGCCCAGGGCCCATACGTACCGCCTTGTTCGACAAGGCCAATCCGCCCGATGCGCCGCGCACGCAAAAAATCATTCAGTCGGTGCCCGTCAAACGCGTGGGCACGCCAGAAGACGTGGCCCATGCCGTGTCTTACATGCTCGATGACCGCAGCGGCTTCGTCACCGGACAGGTGCTTTACGTCTGCGGCGGCATGACGGTCGGCGTCGCCAGCATCTAA
- a CDS encoding YciI family protein, which produces MPYIIETFDKPDHQAVRQAHRPAHLDFLSAHQHLLLACGAKLDDEGKDLGGGLYVVDLDTRQAAQDFIEADPFFQAGLFANVCITRWRKAYLAGECCL; this is translated from the coding sequence ATGCCTTACATCATCGAAACCTTTGACAAGCCCGACCACCAGGCCGTGCGCCAGGCCCATCGCCCGGCACATCTGGACTTTTTAAGCGCCCACCAGCACCTGCTGCTGGCCTGCGGCGCCAAGCTGGACGACGAGGGCAAGGATCTGGGCGGCGGCCTGTATGTCGTGGACCTCGACACCCGACAAGCCGCACAGGACTTCATCGAGGCCGACCCTTTCTTCCAGGCAGGGCTGTTTGCCAACGTCTGCATCACCCGCTGGCGCAAGGCCTATCTGGCCGGTGAATGCTGCCTCTAA
- a CDS encoding cyclase family protein, which yields MIASNPRWRQRPEGSTWGDFGDHDQLGRLNLLTPEKVRQGVAQVREGLRFSLSLPLDYPGGSALNPNRKPPVLRPLQRKGLVNFNCLLQTLEPGRTDVLSDDMAILSLQYSTQWDGLAHVGALFDANGDGLPEALYYNGFAAGIDIVGPADVSGTGIPERLDEAASTSCAKALGIEGMARNGVQGRGVMLDLRAHYGDARTLIGYDELQRVIDADRVEIEPGDMLCLHTGFAQRVLEMHKQPDPDVLNHSCAVLNGRDDKLLQWITDSQIAAIAADNYAVEAHPAQPGAACCSALPLHEHCLFKLGVHLGELWHLTPLAQWLRAHQRHHFLLTAPPLHLPGAVASPVTPIATV from the coding sequence ATGATTGCATCCAATCCACGCTGGCGACAGCGCCCCGAAGGCTCCACCTGGGGAGACTTTGGCGACCACGACCAACTGGGCCGTCTGAACCTGCTCACCCCTGAAAAAGTGCGCCAGGGCGTGGCCCAGGTGCGTGAAGGCCTGCGCTTTTCCCTGAGCCTGCCGCTGGACTACCCCGGCGGCAGTGCGCTCAACCCCAACCGCAAGCCCCCGGTGCTGCGTCCCTTGCAGCGCAAAGGCCTGGTCAATTTCAACTGCCTGCTGCAGACCCTGGAGCCCGGCCGCACCGACGTGCTCTCGGACGATATGGCCATTCTGTCGCTGCAGTACTCCACGCAATGGGACGGACTGGCCCATGTGGGTGCGCTGTTTGACGCCAATGGCGACGGCCTGCCCGAAGCGCTGTACTACAACGGCTTTGCGGCTGGCATAGACATCGTCGGCCCCGCCGATGTGAGCGGCACCGGCATCCCCGAGCGCCTAGACGAAGCCGCCAGCACCAGCTGCGCCAAGGCCTTGGGCATTGAAGGCATGGCCCGCAACGGCGTACAAGGCCGCGGCGTGATGCTGGACCTGCGTGCCCACTACGGCGATGCCCGCACGCTGATCGGCTATGACGAGTTGCAGCGCGTGATCGATGCCGACCGCGTCGAGATCGAGCCCGGCGACATGCTGTGCCTGCACACCGGTTTCGCCCAGCGCGTGCTGGAGATGCACAAACAACCCGACCCCGACGTACTCAACCACAGCTGCGCCGTCCTGAACGGGCGTGACGACAAGCTGCTGCAGTGGATCACCGACAGCCAGATTGCCGCGATTGCTGCCGACAACTATGCCGTAGAGGCCCACCCAGCCCAACCCGGCGCCGCCTGCTGCTCGGCCCTGCCTTTGCACGAGCACTGCTTGTTCAAGCTGGGCGTGCACCTCGGCGAGCTGTGGCATCTGACACCGCTGGCGCAATGGCTGCGTGCCCACCAGCGCCACCATTTTTTGCTGACGGCTCCTCCGCTGCACCTGCCTGGCGCCGTGGCCTCTCCGGTCACGCCCATCGCCACGGTGTAA
- the pcaD gene encoding 3-oxoadipate enol-lactonase: MSTTSLPTATGTFRIALQGPADAPVLLLSNSLGTTLEMWDAQAATLSADWRVLRYDTRGHGASVCNPGPYSFAQLGQDVLAILDALHIVQAHFCGISMGGLTGLWLGVNASARLRSITVANSAAKIGVESAWLERAALVRAQGTAAMQALAASSPSRWFTESFAAVQPEVVQTAQDWIAGISPEGYASCCEALAKEDLRSAISGIRVPTLLIAGEHDPVTTVADAQAMHAVIAGSVLATVPASHLSNLEAAAAFEQALADFLKQH, translated from the coding sequence ATGAGCACCACCTCCCTGCCTACCGCCACCGGCACCTTCCGTATCGCCCTGCAAGGCCCGGCCGATGCGCCGGTTCTGCTGCTGTCCAACTCCCTGGGCACCACCCTGGAGATGTGGGACGCGCAGGCCGCCACCCTGTCTGCCGATTGGCGCGTGCTGCGTTACGACACCCGCGGCCACGGCGCCAGCGTGTGCAACCCTGGCCCTTACAGCTTTGCGCAGTTGGGCCAGGACGTGCTGGCCATTCTGGATGCACTGCATATAGTGCAGGCCCATTTTTGCGGCATCTCCATGGGTGGGCTGACCGGGCTGTGGTTGGGAGTGAATGCTTCTGCACGCCTGCGCAGCATCACGGTGGCCAATAGCGCGGCCAAGATCGGCGTGGAATCTGCCTGGCTGGAGCGCGCGGCCCTGGTGCGCGCCCAAGGTACGGCTGCCATGCAGGCGCTGGCCGCATCTTCGCCCAGCCGCTGGTTCACGGAAAGCTTTGCCGCTGTACAGCCTGAGGTGGTGCAAACCGCCCAAGACTGGATTGCCGGCATCAGCCCCGAAGGCTATGCCAGCTGCTGCGAAGCCCTGGCCAAAGAAGACCTGCGGAGCGCCATCTCTGGCATCCGCGTGCCCACCCTGCTGATCGCTGGTGAGCACGACCCCGTGACCACGGTCGCCGATGCGCAAGCCATGCACGCCGTAATTGCGGGGTCGGTACTGGCTACGGTGCCCGCCTCGCACCTGTCCAACCTGGAGGCTGCTGCGGCCTTCGAGCAGGCACTGGCTGACTTTTTGAAGCAGCACTGA
- the pcaF gene encoding 3-oxoadipyl-CoA thiolase, giving the protein MSTASQAFICDAIRTPFGRYGGALSSVRTDDLGAVPIKALMERNPGVDWTAVADVLYGCANQAGEDNRNVARMSSLLAGLPIDVPGATINRLCGSGLDAVGTAARAIKSGEARLMIAGGVESMSRAPFVMPKAESAFSRNNAVYDTTIGWRFVNKLMKAQYGVDSMPETAENVADDFKIEREAQDRMALASQQKAAAAIAAGYLAKEIVNVSIAQKKGDAIIVSQDEHPRATTLEALAKLKGVVRPDGTVTAGNASGVNDGACALLLANEEAAQQYNLVPRARVVGMATAGVAPRIMGFGPAPAVRKVLAQTGLTLDQMDVIELNEAFAAQGLAVLRDLGIADDDARVNQWGGAIALGHPLGASGARLATTAVNQLHTLGGRYALCTMCIGVGQGIAVILEKV; this is encoded by the coding sequence ATGAGCACTGCATCCCAAGCCTTCATCTGCGACGCGATCCGCACCCCCTTTGGCCGTTACGGCGGCGCGCTCTCCAGCGTGCGCACCGACGATCTGGGCGCCGTGCCCATCAAGGCTCTGATGGAGCGCAACCCCGGCGTGGACTGGACGGCCGTGGCCGATGTGCTGTATGGCTGTGCCAACCAGGCCGGTGAAGACAACCGCAACGTGGCCCGCATGTCCAGTCTGCTGGCCGGCCTGCCGATTGATGTGCCCGGCGCCACCATCAACCGCCTGTGCGGCTCGGGTCTGGATGCCGTGGGTACAGCGGCGCGCGCCATCAAATCGGGTGAAGCCCGCCTGATGATTGCCGGCGGTGTGGAATCCATGAGCCGCGCGCCCTTCGTCATGCCCAAGGCCGAATCGGCCTTCAGCCGCAACAACGCCGTGTACGACACCACCATAGGCTGGCGCTTTGTGAACAAGCTGATGAAGGCCCAGTACGGCGTGGACTCCATGCCGGAAACCGCAGAGAACGTGGCCGACGACTTCAAGATTGAACGCGAAGCCCAGGACCGCATGGCCCTGGCTTCGCAGCAAAAGGCGGCAGCTGCCATTGCGGCAGGTTACCTGGCCAAGGAAATCGTCAACGTCTCCATCGCCCAGAAGAAGGGCGATGCCATCATCGTCAGCCAGGACGAACATCCCCGCGCCACCACACTGGAAGCGCTGGCCAAGCTCAAAGGCGTGGTCCGCCCTGACGGCACGGTGACCGCAGGCAATGCCTCGGGCGTGAACGACGGCGCCTGCGCCCTGCTGCTGGCCAATGAGGAAGCCGCCCAGCAATACAACTTGGTGCCCCGCGCCCGCGTGGTCGGCATGGCTACGGCCGGCGTTGCGCCCCGCATCATGGGTTTTGGCCCCGCGCCTGCCGTGCGCAAGGTCCTCGCCCAGACCGGTTTGACTCTTGACCAGATGGATGTGATTGAGCTCAACGAAGCCTTCGCCGCCCAGGGTCTGGCCGTGCTGCGCGATCTGGGCATTGCCGACGACGACGCCCGCGTCAACCAATGGGGCGGCGCGATTGCACTGGGCCACCCGCTGGGTGCATCGGGCGCCCGTCTGGCCACCACGGCCGTCAACCAGCTGCACACGCTGGGTGGTCGCTATGCCTTGTGCACCATGTGCATAGGCGTGGGTCAGGGCATAGCCGTGATTCTGGAAAAAGTTTAA
- a CDS encoding 3-oxoacid CoA-transferase subunit B has protein sequence MSAATAERSTMSSYQKRSKQELAQRVAEDIFDGAYVNLGIGMPTQVANHIPAGREVILQSENGILGMGPAPAEGQEDYDLTNAGKQPVTLLPGGCYFHHADSFAMMRGGHLDICVLGAFQVSATGDLANWSTGEPGAIPAVGGAMDLAVGAKSTWVMMDLLSKTGECKVVSACTYPLTGLACVKRIYTDLCTLECTPQGLRLIDTVEGLTHEALERIVGLPIAAASA, from the coding sequence ATGAGCGCCGCAACTGCCGAAAGAAGCACCATGAGCAGCTACCAAAAACGCAGCAAGCAAGAGCTGGCCCAGCGCGTGGCCGAAGATATTTTCGACGGGGCCTACGTCAACCTGGGCATTGGCATGCCGACCCAGGTGGCCAACCACATCCCAGCCGGCCGCGAAGTCATTTTGCAAAGCGAAAACGGCATTCTGGGCATGGGCCCGGCACCGGCCGAAGGCCAGGAAGACTATGACCTGACCAATGCCGGCAAGCAGCCCGTGACGCTGCTGCCTGGCGGCTGCTATTTCCACCATGCCGACAGCTTTGCCATGATGCGCGGCGGCCATCTGGATATCTGCGTGCTGGGCGCCTTCCAGGTCTCGGCCACCGGCGACCTGGCCAACTGGAGCACCGGCGAGCCCGGTGCCATTCCCGCCGTGGGCGGCGCCATGGATCTGGCCGTGGGCGCCAAATCCACCTGGGTGATGATGGATCTGCTCAGCAAGACGGGCGAATGCAAGGTCGTCTCGGCCTGTACCTACCCCCTCACCGGCCTGGCCTGCGTCAAACGCATCTACACCGATCTGTGCACGCTGGAATGCACGCCCCAGGGCCTGCGTCTGATCGATACCGTCGAGGGTCTGACGCACGAAGCACTGGAGCGCATTGTCGGCCTGCCCATCGCTGCCGCCAGCGCCTAA